GCACGGGTTCGTCGGGGTGGTGAGTTTCCACACGCCGGTGCGGGCCGCGTCGGTGAACTCCCGGCCGAGCGAGGTGGGGGTCGTGAAGACCCCGTTGCTCGATGCGGAGCAGTTGTTGGGCTCGGCCAGGTTGGCGACCCACACGACGCCGCGCGCGTATTGCAGACCGAGCAGCGTCTGGGTCTGGGCTCCGCCCATCGCAGTGCACGGACGGTTCTTGCCCGAACCGGCCATGAGGTGCCCCAGGTCGTCGGGAATCGCCTCCAACCCCGACTTCACCTGCACCGAACTCTGCAGCCGATAGCTCGACGCCGTCGGTGTCTGTTCGGTGTTCGAACCGGCCGGGTAGCTGCACACGACCGCGTACGACGGCACCTGGTCGGGCACGAGCGCGTCCGTCGTGCCGCCGATCGTGGGCTTGGCCGGCACCAGGGTCGGCGAGGTGCCGATCGTGCTCGGGCAGACGGGTCGGGCGGGGGAGTCGGCGTCGAGCGGGACGCTCGTCGGTGAGGGATGCTCGCTGGTCGGCTGCGTTGTCGTTGGTGACGCGGTGGTTGGCGTGACGGTCGGGGTGGCGCCTGTGGGGCCGGCGGCCTGTTCGGTGCCGCAGCCGCTGAGGGCCACGCACAGCAGTGCCGCACCGCTGAAAATCCGACTTCGCATGCGCGCCCCTCATTCCCCGTGGGCGCTCACCGGTTGGGGATCACCCGGATCGAGTATGGGCGCGGACGGGCGTGGCGAACAGCGATGACGCCGAATCGTGACGACGCACGACCGGTCGCGACGGACTCTCGCCCAGACAGGGGCGTCAGGCGTCGGCGCGCACTCGCAGGCTCAGCAGCGCCCAGGTGACCGCGACCACCAGCAGCGACGCACCGAGCATGTGCAGGAGCACGACCAGCCAGGGCAGGCCGGTGAAGTACTGCACGTAACCGATGACGCCCTGCGCGAGCGTGACGACGAGCACGGCGGTCCAGGCGCGCGGGGCGTTGGTGCCGGCGGCGGTCAGGCGCACGGCGACGATCATCGCGACGACCAGACCGATGAACAGCATCACCGCGTCGGCGTGGATCCAGGAGATCGTGCGCGGGTCGAGGCCGAGGCGGGCCGGCTCGTCGGCGTCGCCGGAGTGCGGGCCCGAACCGGTGACGAGGGTGCCGAGCAACAGCACGACGACGGTGAACGCGGCGATGCCCTGACCGAGCCGCCAGATGCCGGGTCGCACGACGAGCTCGGCGGGGGAGTCGCCCTCCCGGCCGCGCCAGACCAGCCAAGCCGACGCCGCGACCAGCAGCATCGAGATGAGGAAGTGCGCCGCGACGATCGCGGGGTTGAGCCCGGTGAGCACGGTGATGCCACCGACGATCGCCTGCAGTGCGATGCCGGCCAGCACCAGGCCGGTCGGCAGGCGCAGGCCCTTGCGCTGCGGCGCGCCGACGATGATGCCGATGAGCAGCGCCAGCGCCACGATGCTGAGCACGCCGGTGAGGGTGCGGTTGCCGAACTCGATGTACTTGTGCCAACTCTGCTCCTGGTGCCGCGTGGGCGTGAGCGAGTCGGTCGTGCAGCGGGGCCATTCGGGGCAACCCAGGCCCGAGCCGGTCAGTCGCACCAGACCCCCGGTCACCACGATGCCGACCTGGCAGGCGAGATTGAGCCAGAACAGCGCCGTCAACCACTTCGGCAGCGGCCGCGCCGACAGCGTCGGCAGGATCGAACGGTCGGGCGCGGCGAGGGTGTCGGCGGAGGTCATGTCTTCCTTGGGTGGTGGCTGTCGGGAAGTGCGGCGGTCAGTCGGACCAGTCGAAGGTGCGCAGCGCGAGGGCGGTCGCCGCGACGCCCCACGCCGTCAGAACCACGAGCGGCAGCAGCGCTTCTCCCGGCGAGCCGGTGAGGGTCGAACGCATGCCGTCGCCGAGGGTGCCGGACGGCAACCAGTGCACGACCGTGCCGATCGCACCGGGGAGTTTGTCGCTGGGCAGCAGCAAGCCGCCGAGTCCGGCGACGACGACCCACACCAGGTTGGCCAGGGCCAGCACCGCTTCCGCGCGCAGCGCGCCCGCCAACGCGAGGGCGAGTGCCACCCAGGTCCAGGTGCCCAGGAGCACGAAGAGCACCCCGAGCGGCAGCCCCACCGCCGACGGCCGCCATCCGAGGGCCAGCCCGATGAGGGCGAGCACCACCGTCTGCACGGCGACGACGCTGAGCACACCGAACGCCTTGCCGGCGAGCAGTCCGGAACGACCCAGCGGCGTGGTGCCGAGGAAGCGCAGCACGCCGTACCGCCGGTCGAACCCGGTCGCGATCGCCTGCCCGGTGAACGCCGTCGACACCACGGCCAGCGCGATCACACCCGGCACGATGACGTCGATGCGACGTGGGCCGAGGTCGGGCACCGATGCCAGGTGCAACCCGAACAGCGCCATCGCCGGCAGCACGAGCGAGACGAGCAGTTGCTCGCCGTTGGCGAGCAGCGTGCGGGCCTCGTACCCCGCCTGCGACCGGACGCGTTCGGCTGCGGTGGTCATCGGGTGGCCCCTTTGCGGCGGGTGAGTTCGAAGTAGCGGGCCTCGAGGCCGCCGGTTCCGGCCACCTCCGCCAGCGGTCCGGCCGCGCGCACCCGTCCGCCGGCGATCACCACGATCTCGTCGGCGATGCGCTCGGCCTCCTCGAAGGAGTGCGTGGTGACCACGACGGCGCAACCGCGGTCGCGCTCGGCACGCACGAGGTCCCAGACGTCGAGTCGGGCGTGCGGGTCGAGGCCGGCGGTCGGCTCATCGAGGAAGGCGACGGCGGGGGAGCCCAGCAGCGCCGCCGCGAGGGCGACGCGTTGCCGCTGGCCGCCCGAGAGGCGGCGCACGGAAGTGCCCCAGAAGCTTTGGAGGTCAAGGTGATCCGCGAGTTCGTCGAGCCGTTGGTGGCCGTCGGTCAACCGGGCGACATGGCGCAGGAAACGTTCGGCGCGCACCGCCCCCGGCAGTCCGCCGTCCTGCAGCATCACACCGACCGCGGCGCGGTGATCGTCGGGCGAACGCCACGGCGAACGACCGAGCACCGACACCGTGCCCTGCTGCGGACGCTTGAGGCCCTCGGCCAACTCCATCGCGGTGGTCTTGCCGGCGCCGTTGGGGCCGAGCACGCAGGTGACGCGTCCGGCGTCGGCGGTGAAGGTGAGCGCATCGAGTGCGGTTCTGTCGCCGTACCGGTGCGTCACCTGATCGAACGCAACGGCCGGGGACTTCACGAGGCACCATTCTAGGTGCCTTCGCGGCCACCGGATGACAGCCCCGTACGGCGCGCGGTCGGGTGGGGAGATGGCACCATCGACAACCGGCCGAGCCGGTGCTTGGCTGGGGAGAAACCGAACATCGGGGGACCATCGTCATGAGCACCATCAACCGCACCACTCGCCGCACCGTTCGGATCAGCCGTGCCGCGGCGGCCTGTGCCGCGCTCGCCGTCGGCGCCTCGGCCGTGATCGGCACGGCACCGGCGAAGGCAACGCCCGCGACGGCGGCGACCGCCTGCACCGCAGCCAGACTCTCGGTCGGCACCACGCTGGAGGTGAAGATCGGGCAGATGTTCATGGTGGGCACCCCTGCCACCGGGGCGAGTTCGACCCTGCTGAACCAGATGGCGACCTATCACGTCGGCAACGTGTTCCTGTCCGGCCGCAGCTACGGCGGGGTGGGACAGGTCGCCCAGGTGACGTCCGCGATCCGGGCGCGGGCGACCGCGGCAAACACCCAGAGCATCCGGCCGTTCATCGCGACCGATCAGGAGGGCGGCAACGTCCAGGTCCTCCAAGGGGCGGGTTTCAGCACCATCCCCACCGCGTTGTCGCAGGGTTCGAACCCCAACCTGTACGCCGCCTCGCAGGGCTGGGCGCAACAGCTGAAGTCGGCCGGGGTGAACATGAACCTCGCGCCCGTGGCCGACACCGTGCCCGCGTCGCTGGGGCGCAACAACCCGCCGATCGGCTATTGGTACCGCGAGTACGGCTACACGCCATCGCTGGTGAGCGTGCGCTCCAACGCGTTCAGTTGGGGCATGCGCACGATGGGTGTCGCCTCCACCGCGAAGCACTTCCCGGGGCTCGGTC
This genomic stretch from Calidifontibacter indicus harbors:
- a CDS encoding COX15/CtaA family protein, with translation MTSADTLAAPDRSILPTLSARPLPKWLTALFWLNLACQVGIVVTGGLVRLTGSGLGCPEWPRCTTDSLTPTRHQEQSWHKYIEFGNRTLTGVLSIVALALLIGIIVGAPQRKGLRLPTGLVLAGIALQAIVGGITVLTGLNPAIVAAHFLISMLLVAASAWLVWRGREGDSPAELVVRPGIWRLGQGIAAFTVVVLLLGTLVTGSGPHSGDADEPARLGLDPRTISWIHADAVMLFIGLVVAMIVAVRLTAAGTNAPRAWTAVLVVTLAQGVIGYVQYFTGLPWLVVLLHMLGASLLVVAVTWALLSLRVRADA
- a CDS encoding ABC transporter permease is translated as MTTAAERVRSQAGYEARTLLANGEQLLVSLVLPAMALFGLHLASVPDLGPRRIDVIVPGVIALAVVSTAFTGQAIATGFDRRYGVLRFLGTTPLGRSGLLAGKAFGVLSVVAVQTVVLALIGLALGWRPSAVGLPLGVLFVLLGTWTWVALALALAGALRAEAVLALANLVWVVVAGLGGLLLPSDKLPGAIGTVVHWLPSGTLGDGMRSTLTGSPGEALLPLVVLTAWGVAATALALRTFDWSD
- a CDS encoding ABC transporter ATP-binding protein → MKSPAVAFDQVTHRYGDRTALDALTFTADAGRVTCVLGPNGAGKTTAMELAEGLKRPQQGTVSVLGRSPWRSPDDHRAAVGVMLQDGGLPGAVRAERFLRHVARLTDGHQRLDELADHLDLQSFWGTSVRRLSGGQRQRVALAAALLGSPAVAFLDEPTAGLDPHARLDVWDLVRAERDRGCAVVVTTHSFEEAERIADEIVVIAGGRVRAAGPLAEVAGTGGLEARYFELTRRKGATR
- a CDS encoding glycoside hydrolase family 3 N-terminal domain-containing protein is translated as MSTINRTTRRTVRISRAAAACAALAVGASAVIGTAPAKATPATAATACTAARLSVGTTLEVKIGQMFMVGTPATGASSTLLNQMATYHVGNVFLSGRSYGGVGQVAQVTSAIRARATAANTQSIRPFIATDQEGGNVQVLQGAGFSTIPTALSQGSNPNLYAASQGWAQQLKSAGVNMNLAPVADTVPASLGRNNPPIGYWYREYGYTPSLVSVRSNAFSWGMRTMGVASTAKHFPGLGLVRANTDNTANVHDTQTATTGTYSSYLDPFRLAASQGTPFMMMSSAIYDRIDPLRPAVFSPGIIQNVLRGQIGFGGVVISDDLGVAAAVTPWSYGYRAYYAVNAGVQMLLTVTPNAVPAMYQAVLEHARTDASFRNKVNVAALHIYRAKQAYGLLPPTC